The Desmodus rotundus isolate HL8 chromosome 3, HLdesRot8A.1, whole genome shotgun sequence genome includes a region encoding these proteins:
- the ID3 gene encoding DNA-binding protein inhibitor ID-3, with amino-acid sequence MKALSPVRGCYEAVCCLSERSLAIARGRGKGPAAEEPLSLLDDMNHCYSRLRELVPGVPRGTQLSQVEILQRVIDYILDLQVVLAEPAPGPPDGPHLPIQTADLSPELVISNDKRSFCH; translated from the exons ATGAAGGCGCTAAGTCCAGTGCGCGGCTGCTACGAGGCGGTGTGCTGCCTGTCCGAACGCAGTCTAGCCATCGCGCGGGGCCGCGGCAAGGGCCCGGCAGCCGAGGAGCCGCTGAGCCTGCTCGACGACATGAACCACTGCTACTCGCGCCTGCGGGAACTGGTACCCGGAGTCCCGCGAGGCACTCAGCTTAGCCAGGTGGAAATCCTGCAGCGCGTCATCGACTACATCCTCGACCTGCAGGTGGTCCTGGCCGAACCCGCCCCCGGACCCCCAGACGGCCCGCATCTTCCCATCCAG acAGCCGACCTCTCTCCTGAACTTGTAATCTCCAACGACAAGAGGAGCTTCTGCCACTGA